One window from the genome of Pseudanabaena yagii GIHE-NHR1 encodes:
- the mscL gene encoding large conductance mechanosensitive channel protein MscL: MALQNGKRAAGGFIKDFQAFILKGNVIDLAVAVIIGGAFGKIVTSLIEDIITPLLLNPALKAANVQDLAKLQINGIKYGVFIAAVINFLVIAFVIFLIIRSFEAAKRKEQREEAAAPEIKPDPQERLTLAVERLAEVMESK, from the coding sequence ATGGCTTTGCAAAATGGGAAACGAGCTGCTGGTGGCTTTATTAAAGACTTTCAAGCATTTATTTTGAAAGGTAATGTGATTGACTTGGCAGTTGCCGTGATTATCGGTGGTGCTTTTGGCAAAATTGTTACCTCTTTAATTGAGGACATCATCACCCCTCTGCTTTTAAATCCAGCCCTCAAAGCTGCCAATGTTCAGGATTTAGCCAAGTTGCAAATCAATGGCATCAAATATGGTGTATTTATTGCCGCTGTGATCAATTTTCTCGTCATTGCCTTTGTGATCTTCTTGATCATCCGCTCCTTTGAAGCCGCAAAGCGTAAAGAACAACGAGAAGAGGCTGCTGCACCTGAAATCAAGCCTGATCCCCAAGAACGTTTGACTTTAGCGGTTGAACGCTTAGCGGAAGTGATGGAATCCAAATAG
- a CDS encoding dihydroorotase, with product MPLENSLAYPTLFKQVRILDAASVTTEKFADVFIDGDRQIHLNVDANQIPENTNVDERSGLILGTGVIDLYSTSGEPGHESRETIAELVQAAQNGGFSTVGILPNTQPAIDDIAALEFWRNVQQKYGDRLQPWGAITKGLEGKQLTDMAELAESVIGFTDSKPIANLLLVRRAMEYLKPLGKPIALFPQNPDLAGSGVIREGKWSLQYGMTGYPAAAETSSLAALIELVRLTKAPTHFMRISTAQSVELIAQAKNSGLPVTASTTWLHLCHCDRDLESYDPNLRLMPPLGSEGDRLALIAGIRSGAIDAIAIDHTPCAYEEKVVPFEVAPVGAIGLEFAIPVLWQNLVTTGLLTASELWKALSINPAKILGLTQPQLATLFDPNLEWLVDAKAIASPSKNSSYIGRSLIGKVL from the coding sequence ATGCCTTTAGAAAATTCCCTTGCGTACCCCACCCTCTTCAAACAGGTACGCATTCTTGATGCAGCTTCCGTAACCACTGAGAAATTTGCTGATGTATTCATAGATGGCGATCGCCAAATTCATCTAAACGTTGATGCTAACCAAATTCCTGAAAATACCAATGTTGATGAGCGATCGGGGCTAATTTTAGGAACTGGGGTGATCGATCTGTACAGTACTAGTGGTGAACCGGGGCATGAATCGCGAGAAACCATTGCCGAATTAGTCCAAGCCGCCCAAAATGGTGGGTTTAGCACTGTAGGAATTTTGCCCAATACCCAACCAGCGATCGATGATATTGCAGCACTCGAATTTTGGCGCAATGTGCAGCAGAAATATGGCGATCGCCTGCAACCTTGGGGGGCAATTACCAAAGGTTTAGAGGGCAAACAACTGACGGACATGGCGGAACTTGCAGAATCCGTGATTGGCTTTACCGATAGCAAACCGATCGCTAATCTCCTGTTAGTGCGCCGAGCGATGGAATATCTCAAACCATTGGGCAAGCCAATCGCCCTCTTTCCGCAAAATCCTGATCTTGCTGGTAGTGGGGTAATCCGCGAGGGCAAATGGTCTTTGCAATATGGGATGACAGGCTATCCCGCCGCCGCCGAAACCTCATCCCTTGCGGCACTCATCGAACTAGTCCGACTCACTAAAGCCCCGACTCATTTCATGCGAATTTCTACAGCACAGAGCGTAGAACTAATCGCCCAAGCCAAAAACAGTGGATTACCCGTAACCGCTAGTACAACTTGGCTACATCTCTGCCACTGCGATCGCGATTTAGAAAGTTACGACCCAAATTTGCGCTTGATGCCTCCCCTTGGTAGCGAAGGCGATCGCCTTGCGCTCATTGCAGGCATTCGTTCTGGAGCCATCGATGCGATCGCGATCGATCATACCCCCTGCGCCTATGAGGAAAAAGTGGTTCCCTTTGAGGTAGCTCCCGTCGGTGCGATCGGCTTGGAATTTGCGATTCCTGTACTTTGGCAAAACCTAGTGACTACAGGATTATTAACGGCAAGCGAATTATGGAAAGCTCTAAGTATTAATCCTGCCAAAATTCTTGGACTCACTCAACCTCAACTCGCAACTCTATTCGATCCAAACTTGGAATGGCTAGTTGATGCAAAAGCGATCGCCTCGCCATCAAAAAATAGTAGTTACATCGGGCGATCGCTAATCGGCAAAGTACTTTAA
- a CDS encoding transposase: protein MNNSNEVCDVLGIDISKAKFDVALIQGNAKIKSKVFGNNPEGFAELQEWLNTQGVTNLHSCMEATSTYGNGLARFLVEAGYKVSIVNPSRPKAFGKSELSRTKTDRADAKVIARFCAALKPAPWTPPPLEIEQLQALVHRLDSLTAMQQQELNRLATADPILVEAIIAHIDFLKEQIEMTKKLIRQHFDQHPHLKSQRDLLTSIPGIAELTATVLLAEIRDISAFDTADQLAAFAGLTPREFSSGSSIHGKPRLSKIGNARLRKALFMPAIVARRYNSPITTFCDRLTAKGKSKMSVIGAVMHKLLRQVFGVLKSQRSFDPNFVQIPS, encoded by the coding sequence ATGAACAATAGCAATGAAGTATGTGATGTTTTAGGAATAGATATCAGCAAAGCCAAATTTGATGTTGCACTCATCCAAGGCAACGCCAAAATCAAGAGCAAAGTATTTGGCAACAATCCTGAAGGATTTGCTGAATTACAAGAATGGCTAAATACTCAAGGTGTCACAAATTTACATAGCTGTATGGAAGCCACCAGCACTTACGGCAATGGGTTAGCTAGATTCTTAGTAGAGGCAGGATACAAAGTAAGTATCGTTAATCCATCACGTCCCAAAGCCTTTGGTAAGAGTGAATTAAGTCGTACAAAAACAGACCGTGCTGATGCCAAAGTGATTGCTAGATTTTGTGCGGCTTTAAAGCCTGCACCATGGACACCACCACCATTAGAAATTGAACAACTCCAAGCATTGGTGCATCGTTTAGATAGCTTAACTGCCATGCAGCAGCAAGAGCTGAATCGGCTTGCTACGGCTGATCCAATTTTGGTGGAGGCAATTATTGCTCACATTGATTTTCTCAAAGAGCAAATTGAGATGACCAAGAAATTGATTCGTCAGCACTTTGATCAACATCCTCATTTAAAATCTCAACGGGATCTGTTGACTTCTATTCCAGGTATTGCTGAACTAACTGCAACTGTATTACTGGCGGAAATTCGGGATATTTCGGCTTTTGATACTGCTGATCAATTAGCCGCTTTTGCGGGTTTAACTCCCCGCGAGTTTTCTTCTGGTTCTTCAATTCATGGTAAGCCTCGTTTATCTAAAATTGGTAATGCGCGTTTGCGTAAAGCTCTGTTTATGCCTGCGATTGTTGCTCGTCGTTATAATTCACCGATTACTACTTTCTGCGATCGCCTTACGGCTAAGGGTAAGTCCAAAATGTCTGTCATTGGCGCGGTCATGCACAAGCTGTTACGACAGGTCTTTGGCGTTCTCAAGTCTCAGCGTTCTTTCGATCCCAATTTTGTTCAAATTCCCTCTTGA
- a CDS encoding TRC40/GET3/ArsA family transport-energizing ATPase, with product MRIILMTGKGGVGKTSVAAATGLRCAELGYKTLVLSTDPAHSLADSFMVELGHDPKEVRPNLWGAELDALRELEGNWGAVKRYISEVLQARGLEGVQAEELAILPGMDEIFGLVRVKRHYDEKDFDVLVIDSAPTGTALRLLSLPEVAGWYMRKFYKPLQGMAQVLSPVFEPIFKRVTGFSLPNKEVMDAPYEFYEELEALEKILTDNTITTVRLVTNPEKMVINESLRAHSYLSLYNVATDLVIANRIIPEEVQDPFFKAWKENQKQYCEQIYRDFHPLPIKQIPLYAEEMCGIEALERLKVTLFGEEDPAQVYYKENTMRVVEENKQYRLELYLPGVAKEKIELTKTGDELNIRIGNHRRNLVLPQALSVLQTSGAKMEDDYLKIRFSTPV from the coding sequence ATGCGTATCATTTTAATGACAGGAAAAGGCGGAGTTGGTAAAACTTCCGTAGCAGCAGCCACAGGTTTACGCTGTGCTGAATTGGGTTATAAAACGCTAGTTTTGAGTACCGATCCTGCTCACTCCCTTGCTGATAGCTTTATGGTCGAGTTAGGTCATGATCCTAAAGAAGTACGTCCAAACCTCTGGGGAGCAGAACTAGATGCCTTAAGGGAACTAGAAGGCAACTGGGGTGCAGTTAAGCGTTACATTAGCGAAGTTTTACAGGCAAGAGGTCTAGAAGGCGTACAGGCTGAAGAGTTGGCAATCCTCCCGGGGATGGATGAAATTTTTGGCTTGGTGCGAGTCAAACGCCACTATGACGAAAAGGATTTTGATGTATTGGTAATTGACTCTGCACCAACAGGAACAGCCTTGCGCTTACTATCTCTTCCAGAAGTCGCAGGCTGGTATATGCGGAAGTTTTATAAGCCCTTGCAAGGCATGGCTCAAGTCTTGAGTCCTGTTTTTGAGCCAATTTTTAAGCGTGTCACAGGTTTCTCTTTACCTAATAAAGAAGTGATGGATGCTCCCTACGAGTTCTATGAAGAACTGGAAGCCCTTGAAAAAATCCTCACCGATAACACAATTACTACCGTTCGATTGGTGACAAATCCCGAAAAGATGGTCATCAATGAATCACTCAGGGCACATTCCTATCTCAGTCTCTACAATGTGGCGACGGATTTGGTAATTGCTAATCGGATCATTCCAGAGGAAGTCCAAGATCCCTTCTTTAAGGCATGGAAAGAAAATCAAAAACAATACTGCGAACAGATTTATCGTGACTTCCATCCACTCCCAATCAAACAGATTCCTCTGTATGCGGAGGAAATGTGCGGTATTGAAGCCTTAGAGAGACTCAAGGTGACTTTATTTGGGGAAGAAGATCCTGCACAGGTCTATTACAAAGAGAATACGATGCGTGTGGTCGAAGAGAACAAGCAGTATCGTTTGGAATTATATTTACCTGGTGTGGCGAAGGAGAAGATTGAGTTAACAAAAACTGGTGATGAGCTAAATATCCGTATTGGTAATCATCGTCGTAATCTAGTATTACCTCAAGCTCTATCAGTTCTCCAAACATCTGGCGCAAAAATGGAAGATGATTATCTAAAAATCCGCTTCTCTACCCCTGTTTAA
- a CDS encoding Hpt domain-containing protein, translated as MNQTPSSPIDLEQLNQISEGDIEFEIEVLQVYVEDVHQRLEIMRGAIASSDHLQVMKEAHHIKGSSSNVGALQIRDLAVKLEELNLEQDGMKAADLIEEMFLHIQSVEAFIAEKLSTVVS; from the coding sequence ATGAATCAGACACCAAGCTCTCCTATAGATTTAGAGCAACTTAATCAAATATCGGAGGGAGATATCGAGTTTGAGATTGAGGTTTTGCAGGTCTATGTAGAAGATGTTCATCAAAGACTAGAAATAATGCGTGGGGCGATCGCTAGTAGTGATCACTTGCAGGTTATGAAGGAGGCTCATCACATCAAGGGGTCGAGTAGTAATGTGGGGGCTTTACAAATACGTGATTTAGCTGTGAAGCTTGAAGAGCTAAATCTAGAGCAAGATGGTATGAAAGCTGCGGATCTGATTGAGGAGATGTTTCTCCACATACAATCTGTTGAGGCATTTATTGCTGAAAAATTATCGACGGTAGTATCTTGA
- a CDS encoding resolvase, translating to MSLPLPAFDLKSDNNYELMDVEAIQKALGRSRASVYRYANTDPNQNELNLPYDPQKLNPELRQSDREPLLFHPTEVSRFARDVLKMKQVTIQVQEPTQNETNRLLREILQELKTMNQAMNSHHDS from the coding sequence ATGAGTCTTCCTTTACCTGCGTTTGACCTGAAATCTGATAATAATTATGAACTAATGGATGTGGAAGCAATTCAAAAGGCTTTGGGGCGATCGCGGGCTTCGGTATATCGATATGCTAACACTGACCCAAATCAAAATGAGCTAAATCTACCCTATGATCCTCAAAAACTTAATCCAGAGTTGCGCCAAAGCGATCGCGAACCCTTGTTATTTCACCCTACCGAAGTTTCCAGATTTGCAAGGGATGTCTTGAAAATGAAGCAGGTAACGATTCAGGTGCAGGAGCCAACTCAGAATGAGACTAATCGGCTTTTGCGAGAAATTTTGCAAGAATTAAAGACGATGAATCAAGCAATGAATTCTCATCACGATTCATAA
- the speA gene encoding biosynthetic arginine decarboxylase encodes MLQEIQLPVVADAKKWTIQDSETLYRINGWGEPYFSINEAGHVTVSPKGDRGGCIDLFELVNDLKQRGLRSPILVRFSDILADRIERLNSTFAKAIARYNYNGVYRGVFPVKVNQQRQLVEEIAKYGKPFQFGLEAGSKPELLIALATLRTPGSLLICNGYKDAEYIETALLARKLGQNTIIVIEQLEEVEMIIRAATKLGIAPVVGVRAKLSTKGLGHWEDSTGDRAKFGLRMWEILETVEQLEAANMLDSLKLLHFHIGSQISNISAIKDALREAGQIYVQLTTLGAPMGHLDVGGGLGVDYDGSKTNFYASKNYSMQNYAYDIVAAIKDACTEKGIPVPTLTSESGRAIASHQSVLIFDVVGISGTPSQAIEPLKEDEHLIVRNLFEALENINENNYQEIYHDAVQFNQEAISLFAFGYLSLKQRARVERLFWECCDRIRKVTRKLNYVPDDLEDLERSMALTYYCNFSVFQSAPDSWAIDQLFPIMPIHRLNEEPTCRGTIADLTCDSDGKIDRFIDLRDVKSVLELHPFIPEEPYFLALFLGGAYQEILGDLHNLFGDTDAVHIHATPTGYKVEHVIKGDSMTEVLEYVQYNRDAMLENIRQETERALQEKQITLDEARLFLQKYEHCLNGYTYLS; translated from the coding sequence ATGTTGCAAGAGATTCAGTTACCTGTCGTTGCCGATGCCAAAAAGTGGACGATTCAAGATAGTGAAACCCTTTATCGCATCAATGGCTGGGGTGAACCTTATTTTAGTATTAACGAGGCTGGTCACGTAACTGTCTCTCCCAAAGGCGATCGCGGTGGCTGTATTGACCTGTTTGAACTGGTGAATGATCTCAAGCAGAGGGGATTGCGATCGCCGATCCTAGTCAGATTTTCGGATATTCTCGCTGATCGCATTGAGCGCTTAAACTCCACCTTTGCCAAGGCGATCGCCCGTTATAACTACAATGGCGTTTATCGTGGCGTTTTTCCTGTCAAAGTCAATCAGCAACGACAACTGGTAGAAGAAATTGCTAAATATGGGAAACCCTTCCAATTTGGTTTGGAAGCAGGTTCTAAACCTGAATTACTGATTGCCCTTGCCACCCTCCGCACCCCTGGTTCACTGCTGATTTGTAATGGTTACAAGGATGCGGAATATATTGAGACTGCCCTGCTAGCGCGGAAACTGGGACAAAATACGATCATTGTGATCGAACAGCTAGAAGAAGTAGAGATGATCATCCGTGCGGCTACGAAATTAGGCATTGCGCCTGTGGTCGGTGTCCGCGCTAAACTCAGCACCAAAGGTCTAGGGCATTGGGAAGACTCAACAGGCGATCGCGCTAAGTTTGGATTGCGGATGTGGGAAATCCTCGAAACCGTCGAACAGTTGGAAGCCGCAAATATGCTAGATTCCCTCAAATTACTGCACTTCCACATTGGTTCGCAAATCAGTAATATCAGCGCGATTAAAGACGCATTGCGGGAAGCAGGACAAATCTATGTACAACTGACGACCCTAGGCGCACCAATGGGACATCTCGATGTCGGTGGTGGTTTGGGCGTAGATTACGACGGTTCTAAAACCAATTTCTATGCTTCCAAAAACTACAGTATGCAGAACTATGCCTATGACATCGTCGCGGCAATTAAGGATGCCTGTACGGAAAAGGGAATTCCTGTTCCCACTTTAACGAGCGAAAGTGGTCGGGCGATCGCTTCTCATCAATCGGTCTTAATCTTTGACGTAGTGGGCATTAGCGGCACACCTTCTCAAGCGATCGAGCCATTAAAGGAAGATGAGCATCTCATTGTCCGTAATCTCTTTGAAGCATTGGAAAATATCAATGAGAACAACTATCAAGAGATTTATCACGATGCGGTGCAGTTCAATCAAGAAGCCATTAGCCTATTTGCCTTTGGTTATCTCAGCCTAAAACAACGCGCCAGAGTTGAGCGACTGTTCTGGGAATGTTGCGATCGCATTCGGAAGGTGACGCGCAAATTAAACTATGTGCCTGACGATCTCGAAGACTTGGAACGCTCGATGGCACTGACTTACTATTGCAATTTTTCCGTCTTCCAGTCTGCTCCCGATAGTTGGGCGATCGATCAACTCTTCCCGATCATGCCGATCCATCGCCTCAATGAAGAACCCACCTGTCGCGGCACGATCGCCGATCTCACCTGTGATAGCGACGGCAAAATCGATCGCTTTATCGATCTGCGTGATGTGAAATCCGTTCTCGAATTACATCCCTTTATTCCCGAAGAACCTTACTTCCTCGCCCTATTCCTTGGCGGAGCCTACCAAGAAATCCTTGGCGATTTGCATAACCTCTTTGGTGATACCGATGCGGTGCATATTCACGCAACTCCTACGGGTTATAAGGTTGAGCATGTAATTAAGGGCGACTCCATGACTGAAGTTCTTGAATATGTGCAGTACAATCGTGATGCGATGCTAGAGAATATTCGCCAAGAAACGGAACGCGCTCTTCAAGAGAAGCAAATTACCCTTGATGAAGCTAGATTATTCTTACAAAAATATGAGCATTGCTTAAACGGATATACTTATCTCAGTTAA
- a CDS encoding DUF1003 domain-containing protein yields MDKSAKPKNSQSSRGERIADRVTATVGSWRFILIQSCLLGIWIVLNIISWVKHWDEYPFILLNLALSFQAAYATPFILMSQNRQSDIDRSKAKQDLDVDTRAEQEIESLHQKIDSLRDREIAELRQMLSIQNQTIQRLEEMLAHEIAANHPMSATE; encoded by the coding sequence ATGGACAAGTCAGCTAAGCCCAAAAATTCTCAATCTTCAAGGGGAGAACGCATTGCTGATCGGGTGACAGCAACTGTTGGTTCTTGGCGATTTATCCTGATTCAGAGCTGTTTACTGGGTATATGGATTGTCTTAAATATTATTAGCTGGGTTAAACATTGGGACGAATATCCTTTCATTCTCCTCAATCTTGCCCTAAGTTTCCAAGCTGCCTATGCTACTCCATTCATTTTGATGAGCCAAAATCGTCAGTCTGATATTGATCGCAGTAAAGCAAAGCAAGATCTCGATGTGGACACAAGAGCTGAGCAAGAAATTGAATCTCTCCATCAAAAAATCGATAGTTTAAGGGATAGAGAAATTGCTGAACTCCGACAAATGCTCAGTATACAGAATCAGACTATTCAACGTTTAGAAGAAATGCTGGCTCATGAAATTGCGGCTAATCATCCTATGTCTGCCACTGAATAA